In the Pseudorasbora parva isolate DD20220531a chromosome 5, ASM2467924v1, whole genome shotgun sequence genome, TCTAGATAAACCTAGATAACTATTGCAGACTGGTAAGTTTATTAGCTGCCACTAGATGTCAACATGCACCAGCAATTGGAGTTTACAGATACAGccgtaaaaataaaacacataggataaaatataatgtatatcTAATTATAGCAAAAGGCCAATGATCAaagacttaaaaaaaatgtttgggtGATTGGTTTTGGAAATTATTATGAGCTTTTACTTAGACTTTTTATGTCTACCATTGTTATATTTTGACTACAATTTTCTTCTGGGGTGAAAAAACTTGGTGtaaggtttttttattttatttttattttttatttactgtttAGGATGGATGATGTGCTTGAGACTACTGGGCATAATGCAGGCTTAAGACTATTTATTCTGGAGTTTAATACATTTTCCCCAGCAGAGCATTTTTACCCCTTCAGAATGAATGAAAGTGTGTTATGTTCGCGCGTAAGCACATGGGTATGACTTTAAGAAATGCAAGATAAGGTTTCTGTTTTTAGCAGCAGACTCCCATGTTTTAAAATAGCAAAGTGGGTCTGCGAGCCCTGAAACTCCCCCAACTGACGCTCACAGTCCTTCCGCGCAAATAACTAAAAGCAAGAGAAGATAACTTTTAACACATCGGCTATACTGCCAACAACTGTTAAAGAACCCAACTCTGCGCAAACAAACGATTCTATATCATTTACTGCCATTTTGGCAGCTCTTCCGAAGCGACACGTGTGTCATGAAAAGGCGTTTACGCTCTCTACACCGGTGACTCTTCAGTCTTTCACAGTACACTAGGAAGAGTGCAAAAAAGACGGATGTAACACAACGAACCACTTTGCGAACGACACAACGTAGCCtcgctgtttttgtttttttgttagaGTTGGAacgtgttttctttttcttatgcctGTGCTGAAGGAATAACTCTCTAAAGGATCGGTTCTCACACGTGTGTTTCTCAGAAGGATTTATTAAagattgtgtttaataaatgtgttAGTTCAGGGGCTCAGACTGATAGTTTATTGGGGATGGGAATCTACAGTATGTGACTCAGCCTGTGCTATTAATGGGAAGACTCCATTCTTTTTTTGGTGTTAATAATATAAAACCAACAGTTCTGTCTGTCCTTATTCAAAAGGCCTTGCACTGTAATTAAACATTTCTGTGAAAGTTGTGTTAGCAAAACAGCTGTGACCAAAGAGCAATGAAACTTTGAGTATAGTAAAGGTGAAACATATGACTGTATACAAGATATTGAAGGGatagtttacacaaaaattACAGTTCTTTTGGGCAATATAATGAAAGTCAATAGGGTCTGATGGTTTTAGGGTCCTttcattgtatgaacaaaaactgcaagaaaagaaaaaaagtttggaaacaaataaataaattaagacAGAATTAAATGTTTTAGATGAACAATcactttattgaaaataatgaataagtaGTAAGTGAAAAATGCTAATATTTAGAGAAACATTTTTTGTCATCTTTTGTCATTTGAATAATCCAAATTACAAATTTGGTATGCCTGTTGTCACAAAAATCCCCAATAGGATCTACTgaacatgagtttaaatgactTCATCTAATAACTCTGAGGACAGAACCCGAAATCACGTCAAGCTTTCACGGTTTTCCCAGAAAGACAATCTCTTAACTGAGGAAGCTCCTTTGATGTACCGCAAGCACATGGCAGAATACTGTGTGCCGTTTTGAAGTCTCTAATTGGCTCCCTGTTTTGGGTAATggaaacgtactcggttactttcgtaacctcggttccctgagagagaggaacgagtattacgtatggggaaaactccttttctcgagaatatgaagcaaaactttattaataaaggtatccatgtaaagcgtagtgccgctgtacggccatagcccagcgcgaggagcgctctgataggccgggccgcggcaactgcaggaacctatggtgaggcggctgagaggaacgaaccaatggggggcgttccagaaagcccgccgtaaaaggtgcttatatttgcatacaggaggctatataagaccctaattccccattggtgtcaggttttaagatcgactgaagcgatacctgagaagcataaacacggcacggaacgtattGTTCCTCTTTCTCAGGGAACCGAgcttacgaaagtaaccgagtatgttccctttcgagagaggttcctcgtattacgtatggggaacacaatgtaaagcgccgtgtgtgctgactgacccagtatacccaaagcacatgttaataAACCCCAGAGagaccgacagaggcggcttataaggggaatgaagaaccggaagagtcggttcgtttgaacagctaaacggacatagtcggatcttatgatgaatgaatgagtgcttaaggactaatgtgtacaggccaaaacgtaaggcaatctgtttgccagggtcaagatagagcctagatggagagaagccctgcttgtaaagctggaacctccaatttgtagaatctgataaaagtggacggagaggcccagcctgccgccgcacagatatcttccaaagaaatgccacacgaccaagcccaagatgaggccatgcctctagtggagtgggcttttACGCCTATAGGGCAAGTCAGGTTTTTAGACTCATATGCCAGCGAGATCGCGTCCACTATCTAGTGTGAGAGTCTTTGCTTCGTGACAGCACAACCTTTAGTGCGGCCGCCgaagcagacaaacagctggtccgactgcctgaagggggaggagcgctccagatacagtctcaaagctctgaccgggcagagtaggttcGCGTCCTGTTCACCCTGAGACGCGGGTAATGGAAGCAGAGTAATAACCTGTGCTCTAAAAGGGGTAgaaagcactttgggtataaaaccatgtctcggtttgagcacaacttTGGAGTTGTTGGGCCCGAACTCGAGACAGGACGGGCTCACTGAGAGTGCGTGTAAGTCACTCACACATTTAACCGAGGCCAGAGCCAGCAGAAACACGGTTTTGAGTGTTAAAAGCTTTATGGTCGCAGTCTGgagtggctcgaaggggggaGCCTTCATAGCGTCTAAAACCaccgcgaggtcccaaatagggaccgagggggggcgaggggggttcaatctcctagcccctttaagaaaacgtacaatgagctcacttttccctagtgaatgtcccgcgatctgagcgtggttagctactatggcggcgacataaactttgagcgtggagggggaacgactcgcgtccagtagctcttggagaaaagcgAGCACTTCTGCTGTTTCGCATGAGCGTGCGTCGATATTTCGGACGGCACACCAGTTAGAAAACACAGACCACTTCAGAGTATAGAGCCGCCTAGTCacgggggctctagcttccgcaatagtgttcataactctgtcagagaggtttcccgataccagttgatgggccatatgtggagggcccatagttcgggactgggatgccagatcttccccttcgcctgcgtgaggaggtctttcctcagcggaatgggctatggggctgtgtctgacagctggatcagatcggagaaccacgttcagttcctccagagcggggctattaaaagcaccgtggatgctgtctccctgattttcttgaTGGTTTGCGGCAGCATCGCGATCGGGGGGAAAGCATATAGCGGGAGACTGGGCCAGACAAGGGCCAGGGCGTCCCtgcgtttggagaaaaatattgggcagtgagTGTTGCCTTCTGAGGCGAAGAGATCCACCTTTGCTCTGCCGAAGGTGTTCCAAATTAAGAGAACTGTTCGCGGGTGAAGAGACCattcccctgggggaatgggtcccctggataacatatccggacccagattcagaatacctggcacgtgagccgccctcagggagctcaggttgtgctctgcccataaaaggagatgcttcgccATGTGGTGAAGAGAATGTGATCTCAGGTCGCCCTGGCGATTTATATACGCTACcaccgacgtgttgtctgtacgaaccaagacgtggtggttctttatatgtggaaggaaagctctcagcgataaggcgaccgctttcatctctagacagtttatgtgcagccgtttctctgtttctgtccacaggCCAGAGATCGGCTTGCCCTCGTGTAGGGCTCCTCGCCCTCGAGTGGAGGCATCTGTCGAGACCACTTTTCAACCTCGTAACCGTGCCCATAAGCACGCCCCTCCGATACCACTCTGTCCCCGTCCAAGGAGCCAAAGCTTTGACAACGCTGTGGTTCACTTTGACGGGAAGACGGCCCCATTTCCATGTGTAAGGAGGGACACGGGCGTGTAGCCAACGTTGGAGGGGACGCATGTGTAACAGTCTCAGCCTGAGCACTGACGATGCCGAGGCCATAAGGCCGAGCAtcctctgaaaatgtttcagggGAACACGAGTCCCGGCTTTGAATGAAGCCGCCATGTTCTGGACGGATAGCGCGCGCTGTGTCGTTAGCCGCGCGTTCATGAGCctggaacacctgaaggacagCCATGGTGTGAAGGGCCACGGAAGCCTGGCCAGCGGAGACATACGTTCGGCCAGCGAGAACAGAGGTGGTGCGGCAGGGCTTGGAAGGGTGCTGCGCCCTGGCCTGCCATCCTCTGGAGGAGGGCGGGCAGAGGTGCGCGGCGACAGCCTCTTCGAGGGGGGGAAGAGACTCGTAGCCTTTTTCCTTGGCGCCGTCGACGGTAGAGAGCGCTGAGGAAAAGGCGGATCTTGCGCGAGCAGAGTGGTGAGACTTCCAAGACTTAGTAAGCTCGTCGTGTACCTCAGGGAAGAAAGGCGCGGGCttctgaggagaagagaggCGGCGGCTTTCTAGGTACCACTCGTCCAGTCTGCTGCGCGTTGGCTCTTCGAGCTGGGACCACTCGAGCCGAGGTCTTCCACGGCCTTAAAGAGCACGCGGATAAGCTCCGCTTCAGCAATGTTTTTGGAGCTCGTGGCGGTCTGCGTCGAAGCGGGGGGCTCcgagacagaaactgaccactcGCTACCTGAAGCGGCAGTGGAGAGGCTTTCGAGgctttctggaacgccccccattggttcgttcctctcagccgcctcaccataggttcctgcagtgccgcggcccggccaatcagagcgctcctcgcactgggctatggccgtacaGCGACActacgctttacatggatacctttattaataaagttttgcttcatattctcgagaaaaggagttttccccatacgtaatacgaggaacctctctcgaaagggaacatgATATAAGCGATTCCTTATGGGTTGGacactaaaaaaaacaaaacaaaacaaacccaTCATGTGCTTCACATCTAAATCAAAGCTGCAATTCATTCATTGTCAAGCACCAAATAATTGATCAATTTTGTCatggttataaaataaaaaaaagattgctCATTGCAAAGCTTGCAAGAAGCTTCACATTCAGGTGAGAATCCTGAGAATAAGGCTAAATTTGGGGTTAACAACTGTCATATCTGTTCTTTCTAAGCATTGTACCTACAAGCCTTCAACTGTCACTTTCAgtatttattattagtattacaCAGTTGTCCCTGAAAACGTCCTGTGCATTTAAATGCTAGACTTGCTTGTGGTTTTCAAATGTTAGAGAAAAAGAAAATTTCTATgatttttacatgatttttaTCTATGGTTAGACTATGATTTTGGACAAATTCAAATttttgaatactatttaggatggatagaatGCGAATTGGGACGTAGCATGATGTAAGCCAACTTTTTGCACCACCAGGGGTTAAAGACCATACTACCAGTCAAACCTGGCACCCTTGGGTGTTTGAGCATATATACTGAAAGGTCTATTCTGGCCTGAGCAGTTCCTACAAGTTATTTGGAAATGATCTGCGCAGTATAAGCAATAGTATGCTGAAAAAGCACACGAGTTAAAAGAGCAATATGCTATACACAATCGTGTCACAATCGCATTACCTCAAACTAGTTTGCATCCAGAGTAGCCTATCCCAAGTTTGAGACTGCAAGGTTACTggtttatagattatatttaaTCACCTTTTAGGATACTTTAtgggttttcaaacctgtcctggaggatcTCCATCAAGTCATTGaagcatgccaaagtcaactttaatcatacaaaaatgtaatttccaaacagcaaaattgtggccagtgaaaatgctgagtggctagtaactttggaaaaccactagccacagtggctgctggtgagcaaaaacgtCAAGCCCTGGCCTCCTTGTCCGTCACCAgatcaagctcaatttaaaattgaacatcggtctggggagtctgccaGCATTTTCTACTACACAGAGGGATGATCAACAAGCATTACTCAAATGACTGTATGCAATTGGTTAGTCCTTCAAGCAATCaaaccacaagaggtgtgatcaacaggcaacttTTGCAttcgaaacctggaaaatgctgccttcgcaGGAcatgaaggcaggaaggcatcaagccacgtcagaatctaatgtttgcttcacttcctgtctcctgagatacctttatctgattgatttttgaaggcagcatacatgtatccttcgttgcctttgatatcccacaatcctgtgctttccattcagtgacagtcgAGCTGGGGAAAAAGATGGCACctctaatgtagtaattaaatgtgtttagttctcaccaaatcttgctctattttgctgtagatcattaaaatgttacactgccttagaagactgtccgaaattagttttgtgaggtgccttcatgcataaaacactgccttacaagtcattgtctgataataaggcagctgcctaggttttcggatgcagccaccgccaatagcgtgccaggtggataagcctgtctgtgattggttcctgcaactGGCCAGTGTACCGGCCATTAAGCTTAAAATGCAGGCTTTTTGCCTTCAAGAATTACAAGTCCACTAAACCAGCAACAATATAGAGAAAGTAGGGAAACACTTGACTAGGGAGCAGAAATCTATATTGTTTTGGGTTCTAAATTCCCCAATCTGGCATCAACTTTAAAATATGGCAGCAGCTATTTGCACCAAGTGtagaatctagttgctatttacaccaagtaCAAAAAGCAATAGATCCCATTTACACCAAGTATTAACAGAAGTCATTCTATTTACACTCAGTGAAATCAACACATTTTCTCACCGCTAGATTATATTTACACCGAGTGCAAATGGCTGAAATGATATATTCTATTTTCACCATATAAAGTTGCAGTTCTTTGTATTACATGCaatttacactttattttggaAGATACACACTATTTTCAAATCCATTTTGTTCGACATTGACAGGATGCaatggttatttttatttaaattattaaatgggcCAACTTAAGGGAGCAATAAAAGCCATCCCCAGTAAATGCGTTTACTGTAATTAAACATTGTTAGGCACTTTGtccacattttgaatattttcttaatttttttaatttaaaataagtgcCTTTCTGATGCTGAGAGAAGAGAAAGCGCTGTAAAAGGGGGATTTGAACCATGTGTTGTGCATGACAATGACTCATTAGCCATACACTTTACTGAGTGCACCACTGAGGATGTTGAATTGTGGGCGGTTAAAATCTTGTTTAGCACagccaggcattgttaggcaAAGCTAGTTCGAATggcacttgccaacaaggcacaCTAGTTGCACTTAATGTGCATAGACACTCCATTAAAATATAGGCAATGAGTGGGTTTCACATGACTTAAATTCCAGTACTCAAAAATTAACAATTTATTCACTTATACAGATTAAGCCTTGTGACATGGCCACATGGGGACAGTGTTGCTCCAGCTCACACCCCAGCTTTCATCTGGCTGTGCGGTGGCAGAGGTTTCTCCAGGTGGTGACCCACAGTGAGCCCAAAGGGGGAATCAGCCTGCTTCTCCTGGACTTCAGGCTTCAGCCGAAAGCCTTTGCTCTCATCAAAACTGTCTATGGGTGGAAAGGTGAGCGGTGCTTCACTTAAGAGACCTTGAAGACGAGTACGCCAGCCTTCCAACAGGCCATCACGGGCCTCAGAGGAGAGATGCATGGGTGCCCAGAAGATCTGTGGTGCAAGGACCTGGAATccacagtagttgaggacaccATTCTACAAAAGAAAAGTGCAGTGGTTAGGAAATAAATACATGCAAATGCAAAGAATGCAAAAGGAAGCCTGGTTGAGGTAAAAGAATAAGGGATGAAGCTTCTTGCCTGAACTGGCCACAGAGTAACATTCATATCTCCATTAATCCCATTAGAGCTGAACATAGTCTCATTGGAACCAGTGGTGAAGGACAACATGGCTTTCTTTTCCTGTCATGAATTAAACGAATTATGCCATTATTAACCACCCCCtcgcattatatatataaaaaaagttattgaactatgcaatttatttttttctcaggtCTCACCCTGAAGATGCCCTCACTGTAGCGCTTTTCCAAGGTGTATGCAAAACCAAGGGTAAGAATGCGATCCATCCAGCCTTTCATGATGGCAGGTACAGAGAACCAGTACATGGGAAACTGAGAGACAAACATTAGTAATGAACCATTTACCCCAAATATGTAAATACAACAAGATTTCTGATATATAAAGTAGTCAGacctgaaaaataacaatatctGCTTCTTTTAGTTTCTTGTGCTCCTCTACGATGTCAGAAGCTAGTCGTCCCTCCTGCCAAGCCAGCATGGTCTCCTTTCCATAGCAGAAATGTTTTGGGTCCTTCACTTCTCCTGAAACAGAAAATTGTGCAATAACTGCAATTACACTCCGAGAAGTTAAGTTGAATAcatttccacacaaaaaaaaaaacaccatactGCCTCCACACCAGTAATATCCTCCTCGGTTGCTGTGGCCTTGAATTTCATTTCATACAGGTCAGACACAAACACATTACAGCCTTGTTTCTTCAGCACATCAACGGCAGCATCTTTAGCGGCCGCATTGAAAGATCCAGCACTCTGGTGCGCGTACACGATCAAAACTGTCTTCGcggctggaaaaaaaaaaaatcagaagaTAAAGAAACACATTAAAAGATGCGGCAAAAAAAACACCGTAACCTACCCATGATTTTTACCCAGAGGTCTCAATGCATCTACTTAACACCAACAGCTTTGCGAGCTTCTTTTAAGACTACACAATTAGGCCTAGGCCTACTGTGCACAGCTGAGTCATTTCACTGATCAATTAGTGCTGGCAGGCCACCCAAAACAAAAATACGACATAAAAAGTTCAACAAAAGGGATTTTtaactatatttttttaaagcgacatataataattataattataataatattaataataataatactaataatgtAGCCTAATAACATCTAGATAAACCTAGATAACTATTGCAGACTGGTAAGTTTATTAGCTACCACTAGATGTCAACATGCACCAGCAATTGGAGTTTACAGATACAGccgtaaaaataaaacacataggataaaatataatgtatatcTAATTATAGCAAAAGGCCAATGAtcaaagattaaaaaaatgtttgggtGATTGGTTTTGGAAATTAGTAATGAGCTTTTACTTAGACTTTTTATGTCTACCATTGTTATATTTTGACTACAATTTTCTTCTGGGGTGAAAAACCTtggtgtagtttttttttttttactgtttaggATGGATGTTGTGCTTGAGACTACTGGGCATGCAGGCTTAAGACTATCTATTCTGGAGTTTAATAAAAATTTCCCCAGCAGAGCATTTTACACCTTCAGAATGAATGAAAGTGTGTTATGTTCGCGCGTAAGCACATGGGTATGACTTTAAGAAATGCAAGATAAGGTTTCTGTTTTTAGCAGCAGACTCCCATGTTTTAAAATAGCAAAGTGGGTCTGCGAGCCCTGAAACTCCCCCAACTGACGCTCACAGTCCTTCCGCGCAAATAATGAACTAAAAGCAAGAGAAGATAACTTTTAACACATCGGCTATACTGCCAACAACTGTTAAAGAACCCAACTCTGCGCAAACAAACGAGTCTATATCATTTACTGCCATTTTGGCAGCTCTTCCGAAGCGACACGTGTGTCATGAAAAGGCGTTTACGCTCTCTACACCGGTGACTCTTCAGTCTTTCACAGTACACTAGGAAGAGTGCAAAAAAGACGGATGTAACACAATGAACCACTTCGCGAACGACACAACGTAGCCtcgctgtttttgttttttgttagaGTTGGAacgtgttttctttttcttatgcctGTGCTGAAGGAATAACTCTCTGAAGGATCGGTTCTCACACGTGTGTTTCTCAGAAGGATTTATTAAAGGTTACCAATGGGGTCTCAAGGGCCAGGACGTAAAAGAACCCCCAGCAAAAATGGGTTGACTGCCGAGGAAGATGCCCTCAACGTAATCGCAAAAGAGGTAACTACTTGATCTCATAAGGGATAAACTAATGTATATGGTCTCATCTGCAGAAGTGCATGGTTAA is a window encoding:
- the LOC137076071 gene encoding NAD(P)H dehydrogenase [quinone] 1-like → MAAKTVLIVYAHQSAGSFNAAAKDAAVDVLKKQGCNVFVSDLYEMKFKATATEEDITGEVKDPKHFCYGKETMLAWQEGRLASDIVEEHKKLKEADIVIFQFPMYWFSVPAIMKGWMDRILTLGFAYTLEKRYSEGIFREKKAMLSFTTGSNETMFSSNGINGDMNVTLWPVQNGVLNYCGFQVLAPQIFWAPMHLSSEARDGLLEGWRTRLQGLLSEAPLTFPPIDSFDESKGFRLKPEVQEKQADSPFGLTVGHHLEKPLPPHSQMKAGV